The proteins below come from a single uncultured Carboxylicivirga sp. genomic window:
- a CDS encoding DegT/DnrJ/EryC1/StrS family aminotransferase, translated as MKQIPFLDLKLINQKYETDIKNAFDRLLTSGWYLFGEEKKLFEKELAQYNGSKYVVGTANGLDALTLILKGYKEVGQLKDGDEIIVPANTYIASIISIINSGLVPVLVEPKEQTFNIDYSCIEQAITSKTKAIMVVHLYGLVSDISHVKTIAQTNNLLLIEDNAQAIGASYQGVKSGCLGDAAAFSFYPGKNLGALSDAGAVATNNKGLAEVVLALSNYGSTQKYVNKYVGLNSRLDELQAAILRIKLKDIDWVNAERQRNALKYQSEINNPLIQLPLLPDCQEEHVWHLFVVRTQNRDNLAAYLKEKGISTMIHYPIPPHKQEALKNFSHLELAVSERLHAEVLSIPLHQCLTVEEQNYIINQLNEYKG; from the coding sequence TAAAGCTAATTAATCAAAAATACGAGACTGATATTAAAAATGCGTTTGATCGTTTATTAACATCGGGTTGGTATCTGTTTGGTGAAGAAAAAAAGCTTTTTGAAAAAGAATTAGCTCAATACAATGGAAGTAAATATGTGGTTGGTACTGCCAATGGTTTAGATGCATTAACATTGATTTTAAAAGGGTATAAAGAAGTGGGGCAACTTAAAGATGGAGATGAAATCATTGTTCCGGCTAATACCTATATTGCTTCCATCATATCAATTATTAATAGTGGATTGGTTCCTGTACTTGTTGAACCCAAGGAGCAAACTTTTAATATTGATTACAGTTGCATTGAGCAAGCCATTACCTCTAAAACAAAAGCTATAATGGTGGTGCATTTGTACGGATTGGTTTCAGATATTTCTCATGTAAAAACTATTGCTCAAACCAATAATTTACTGCTGATCGAAGATAATGCTCAGGCGATTGGGGCATCATATCAAGGTGTAAAAAGTGGATGTTTGGGCGATGCTGCGGCATTTAGCTTTTACCCTGGTAAAAACCTGGGAGCTCTGAGCGATGCTGGAGCTGTTGCAACCAATAATAAAGGATTGGCTGAAGTTGTTTTAGCGTTATCCAATTATGGATCAACCCAAAAGTATGTCAATAAATATGTGGGTTTAAATTCTCGTTTGGATGAACTTCAGGCAGCTATACTTAGAATTAAATTAAAAGATATTGATTGGGTTAATGCAGAAAGGCAACGAAACGCTCTGAAATATCAATCAGAAATAAATAATCCGTTGATTCAATTGCCATTATTGCCCGATTGTCAGGAAGAGCATGTGTGGCATTTGTTTGTTGTGAGGACCCAAAATAGAGATAATCTTGCTGCTTATCTTAAAGAAAAAGGAATTAGTACGATGATACACTACCCAATTCCACCTCATAAACAAGAGGCCTTGAAAAATTTTTCGCATTTAGAGTTGGCTGTTTCAGAAAGGCTCCATGCTGAAGTGTTAAGTATACCTCTGCATCAATGTCTTACTGTTGAAGAACAGAATTATATTATAAATCAGCTCAATGAATACAAGGGCTAA
- the upp gene encoding uracil phosphoribosyltransferase has translation MQTIVFNQKQSIFNRYIAEIRDTSIQTDPMRFRRNIERMGEIMAYEVSKELPYCEKEVTTPLGVAKEQVPAEEVVIASILRAGLPLHQGVLNYFDRAENAFVSAYRKYNEKGDFDIHIEYISSPSLDNKTVLLVDPMLATGTSIELAYKALLHRGKPKHVHILSLIASQAGVQYVENIFKDESVSLWLGAIDDELNAKSYIVPGLGDAGDLAYGSKI, from the coding sequence ATGCAAACAATAGTATTTAATCAGAAGCAAAGTATTTTCAACAGGTATATTGCTGAAATTCGCGACACCTCTATTCAAACTGATCCCATGCGTTTTCGTCGAAACATTGAGCGAATGGGTGAGATAATGGCTTATGAAGTAAGTAAAGAATTGCCTTATTGCGAAAAAGAAGTAACTACTCCATTGGGTGTTGCAAAGGAACAAGTTCCGGCCGAGGAAGTTGTTATTGCCTCTATTCTGCGTGCTGGTTTACCTTTACATCAAGGTGTTCTAAATTATTTCGATCGTGCTGAAAATGCATTCGTATCGGCTTATCGCAAATACAATGAAAAAGGTGATTTTGATATTCATATCGAATATATTTCTTCTCCATCATTAGATAATAAAACGGTTTTGTTGGTTGATCCAATGTTGGCAACAGGAACTTCTATTGAATTAGCATATAAAGCTTTACTTCACAGAGGAAAGCCAAAGCATGTTCATATCTTATCATTGATTGCTAGCCAAGCCGGCGTGCAGTATGTCGAGAATATTTTTAAAGACGAATCAGTAAGTTTATGGTTGGGAGCTATTGATGATGAATTAAATGCTAAATCATATATTGTACCTGGGCTAGGTGATGCTGGTGATTTAGCTTACGGTAGCAAAATTTAA
- the folK gene encoding 2-amino-4-hydroxy-6-hydroxymethyldihydropteridine diphosphokinase — MKKENSIILLLGGNIGDTQNFFKEAISLLSTRLGSPIKISYCYESEPWGFEASQNFINQVVEFSSFIEPFELLDFTQQTEKKLGRKEKAGNHYESRPIDIDILFIDNLCLESERLTIPHSLLHERRFTLLPLSDYWHDLVHPKLQQTIDKLLSDCKDESNVKRID; from the coding sequence ATGAAAAAAGAAAACAGCATTATATTACTGTTAGGTGGAAATATAGGTGATACACAAAACTTTTTTAAAGAAGCTATTTCACTATTATCTACCCGATTAGGTTCGCCAATAAAGATTTCGTATTGCTACGAAAGCGAACCCTGGGGATTTGAAGCTTCTCAGAATTTCATTAACCAAGTTGTGGAATTCTCTTCCTTCATTGAGCCATTTGAATTATTGGATTTTACCCAGCAAACAGAGAAAAAACTGGGGCGAAAAGAAAAAGCCGGAAATCATTACGAATCCCGGCCCATTGATATAGATATTTTATTTATCGACAATTTATGTCTAGAATCAGAGCGATTAACTATACCGCACTCCTTACTTCACGAAAGAAGATTTACATTACTTCCTCTATCTGATTATTGGCATGATCTTGTTCATCCTAAATTACAACAAACAATTGATAAGCTACTATCAGATTGTAAAGACGAAAGTAATGTTAAACGTATTGATTAA